AGGAGAACAattttgtattgcattttcaaTCCTTCAACTTCAACCCCTGAATAGGGGTGACAGTTAccttcaaaatgtttaactaAAAGAGGTGTCGAATGACATCTCActttaaaggtaattttatcCTGATTATAACCTCCAAGTTTCAAATCGCTGCCATTATCCCCGTTGATATGACAGCTTGCCAAAGTCTGTGagaaaaaaaagcttttagttaataattaatttatcagttTATTTGTGGGGAGGCATATGTTCTAATGCTCGCACTGATTTAccgattttaattaatgaagtATTGGCTGcagacatttttatattatacagggtgtttcctaactacgtgtaaaaaatttaaaggcgtaatcctccactgattttgagtcaaaaaagtttaataaacatatgtccgcaaatgccttgtttccaagatacagggtgttgaaatgtgacaagaaaaagagattttatttccaaaatgactcaatttgggtgtttgaattttagaaaagacaattttttgggGGAATgctttaatgattaattataagaattgctgaaaatgaccACCATTACTCATAATGCACGCTTCCATCCTTCTTGTTAATGATTGTCTCACTCTCTCGAAAACTCCTGGTGTGTTGCGTATCGTTTCACATCCGGTAATTATACGTTCCTGAAGTTGATCTAGAGTGTTTATTGGGACAGCATAGACAACTCTCTTCAGATCACCCCAAAAATAGAAGTCCAGAGGATTACAATCCGGGGACCTTGCTGGCCACGACTGATTAGGCTCTGGGACACCTCTGCCTAtccatttatttggaaaagttgcATTTAAGTGCTCGCGGACGcgtaaagaaaaatgtgctGGCGCACCGTCATGCATAAACCACATTTGAAGCCTCTGTGCAATAAGTACTTCTTCCAGTAAAACTGATAaagtattttgcaaaaaatttaaatatgtttctCCATTAAGATGATGCGGCAAAAAGTAGGGTCCAATCAAATAATCTCCAACTCTACCGGCCCATACATTTAGAGAAAATTGATGTTGGAACCGCTCGTCCACAATTGAATGAGGATTTTCATCAGCCCAAATGTGATTATTGTGGAAGTTGATAATTGCACTTCTGGAAAACGTCGCTTCATCTGTGAACAATACACGAGAAAGGAATTGTGGATCTAATGCAACTTTTTGTAGGATCAATTGACTAAACTGAATACGTGGAGGATAATCTTGAGGTAACAAGGCTTGTACTCTTTGTATGTGGTACGGGTAAAGTTGTTGCTCTTTTAAAACAGTCCACACTACTTTATgactaatatttaaaacggCAGCTATTTTACGAGTACTTGTTCCGGGGTTTTCTTCAATACGTCTTAAGATTTCTTCCTCCACTTCTGGTGTTCGACGTGTTATTGGCTTTCCTCCTCCTGGAGTTTTCAAAAGAGATCCTGTATCACAAAGACGTTGAAAGAGGTTTTTAAAGGTTTGGTGGTTGGGAGCTTGGTGGTTTGGAAACCTTTCCATGTAAATGCGCCTCGCTGCCAAACACTTACCATCAGCAAGGCcgtaaacaaaaaccatattGGCCATTTCTTGATTAGTGTAATTaagcatttgaaaaattttcaaaactgaggTATAATCTGATTTTTGGGACACAGAACTAAATTCTTTCACTTTAGAGAgtaaaacaccaaaataacACTGACTATCTTGTTTATAGTAGTGgaagtagcaaaaaaaaaacaataaacaaattagtaAATACCACCAAACCTTTAGAAacctttaaaacctttttcaacgGCTTTCagtcaacaccctgtatcttggaaacaaggcatttgcggacatatgtttattaaacttttttgactcaaaatcagtcgaggattacgcctttaaattttttacacgtagttaggaaacaccctgtatattgctGACAGAGTTATAGGGCCGattattttaccatttttttagtgCGATAGGTAAACGGTTTGTTCTAATTGATGACAATGCCTGACTCCATCGAGAAATAATTGTGAATAATTGTATAGAACGCCACAGAATTTCACATATGGGTGGCCTCCCTATTCGCCTGACTTAAATTGTATTGAGTATGTTTGGGTCTAAATGTCTAAACGTCTAATCTCGCTCCAACCTCAGAAGACATGGCTAAGGTATTGCAAATAATTTGGGTAGCCATACCGCAAGAATTTATCATTAATTGGACTAGAAGTCTTCCAAACAGAATTAGAACTCTAAGGAGAAGCAGGGAAAGTCCTGCACACTATTAAGGTTTTTAAAAGAGTTCTGCCATAAAGGACTTgaaactttgttatttttcaataacttataatttattattttttatgttttttcacGTTTGAGATCTTATTTAATTCTCTACTTTTATTGTACTCTAAAattcatttgtaaaaaataatttcttgtatttgattttttttttaatcactaaaaatacaattttcttaaatgttCACTTCAATCGTTGAGGAATGTATTTCGAAACGACCAACACCTTCTGTTAAACACAGAGTACCGCAGTTaaagtaacaaaataaaattattttaaatattatatatttgtcTGCCAAGGAATTTTATCCACTGATCGATGAAAACGCACAATCAAACTACAACGTGCCAAATTGATAGATTAACCCGTGCGTGTATGGACACCTATTACCTGTTCGAAAATCAGCCTGGATTTTACTCCGCTATTTCTGATGTAATAGTGTTGATGAGTTGGGCGATTTTATGAATTATGTTTGTATAGTACATTATGTTAAGGAGACTGGCCCGATTTGGTATTTTCCTCTGCTCTTTTAACCCAAATTGTGAAAAAGAGTTGCCACATTCGCAGAAATATATgctttttatgaaaaaaagtgaaaatgtcTTTACAAAATGTGTATTCAACTCGGGTTagcaaatttgattaaaattataagTAAATCAACGGGACGCCGCGGAAAAGTGGACAGTAAGTGCTGATCCCCTTAATGTGTAAACTTAATTGATGAAATTTCTTATAGCTTAGATTATCATAGTACTATTACATCGTAAAGTACCTTTCTCAGCATATATACACCTACTTAGTTAAGGTCATAATTGTGCaatgttattttaaacatatttttagactaaTTTTAGGTTTAGAATGAAAACACCAATACGTTTTTGAAACGATTATATAAATAGTAAATGAGTCAGTTgtcttaaatataaaatgagGTTTGCATGTAGATCAAATTTCTCATATATAATGAGCtctaaaagttgaaaaaaatttatttaaaatttcggCGTTCTATTTGGTGAAATTAATAGCGGAGATGTGGCCAGGCAGCAGTGTTGGGGCTGGCGATCCATTTACCGTTAGATCCACCACTGACTGACAAAAATACAGTTTTGTTACAGAAAACtggatttttgtaaatattgtaaatttgtTCAAGTAAGAaccagcaaaaaaattaattgaagaaaaaacttggaaaattGCTGGTTCTTATAAACCTCGTCGATGTTTTTTGGAGGACGTCTTTGCTGAGTGCTCtagttataaaaattgtgcatttattaAATAGGGTAAAAAAAAGGCGTGCTGGATGTATTTTTTAGTCTAGGGCCACATGGAACAGTATATCTAATTGATACATACAGAGTGGccaaaaaaccaaaacaaagaagttttcaaaaattctgtaTGTTATTTTGCCAAACGCCCGGGCATgtcgattttattaattagggGGAACGTTTTGTGACATATTTTCGACCCCCTATCTATAACACTCTAATGGGGACATACTTCactcctaa
Above is a genomic segment from Euwallacea similis isolate ESF13 chromosome 34, ESF131.1, whole genome shotgun sequence containing:
- the LOC136418298 gene encoding uncharacterized protein; translation: MLNYTNQEMANMVFVYGLADGKCLAARRIYMERFPNHQAPNHQTFKNLFQRLCDTGSLLKTPGGGKPITRRTPEVEEEILRRIEENPGTSTRKIAAVLNISHKVVWTVLKEQQLYPYHIQRVQALLPQDYPPRIQFSQLILQKVALDPQFLSRVLFTDEATFSRSAIINFHNNHIWADENPHSIVDERFQHQFSLNVWAGRVGDYLIGPYFLPHHLNGETYLNFLQNTLSVLLEEV